A genomic window from Streptomyces sp. HUAS YS2 includes:
- a CDS encoding thioredoxin domain-containing protein, translated as MSEKNHDGNRSARARLQQQRDREKAREKQRRVLIVSAAIVGVLGLAAVIGVIAASGGDDEGSDKAGPVVTPSGATGDDKPAIPTGAADAPSTLTIWEDFRCPACAQFENAFRNTIHELEAEGAIKTDYHLATLIDGNMGGSGSLRAANAAACAQDAGKFTPYHDVLYMNQPEETDDAYGNNAKLIELAAKVEGLDTPAFRSCVEDGTHDTWVQKSNEAFRSGSFNGTPSVLLNGESIFPTKGNEQISPANLKKWVAEANKGKKKGSASPSTTG; from the coding sequence GTGAGCGAGAAGAACCATGACGGAAACCGGAGCGCCCGGGCGCGCCTCCAGCAACAGCGAGACCGCGAGAAGGCGCGGGAGAAGCAGCGGCGCGTACTGATCGTGTCCGCCGCGATCGTCGGCGTCCTCGGTCTGGCGGCCGTGATCGGCGTGATCGCGGCGAGCGGCGGCGACGACGAGGGGTCCGACAAGGCCGGCCCGGTCGTCACCCCCAGCGGCGCGACCGGCGACGACAAGCCGGCCATCCCCACGGGCGCGGCCGACGCCCCCTCCACGCTCACGATCTGGGAGGACTTCCGCTGCCCCGCGTGCGCCCAGTTCGAGAACGCGTTCCGGAACACCATCCACGAGCTGGAGGCGGAGGGCGCGATCAAGACCGACTACCACCTGGCCACCCTCATCGACGGCAACATGGGCGGCAGCGGCTCGCTGCGCGCGGCGAACGCGGCGGCCTGCGCGCAGGACGCCGGGAAGTTCACCCCGTACCACGACGTGCTCTACATGAACCAGCCGGAGGAGACGGACGACGCCTACGGCAACAACGCCAAGCTGATCGAGCTGGCGGCCAAGGTCGAGGGGCTGGACACCCCCGCCTTCCGCAGCTGCGTCGAGGACGGCACGCACGACACCTGGGTGCAGAAGTCGAACGAGGCGTTCCGCAGCGGCTCGTTCAACGGCACGCCGTCCGTGCTGCTCAACGGAGAATCGATCTTCCCGACGAAGGGGAACGAGCAGATCTCCCCGGCGAACCTGAAGAAGTGGGTGGCCGAGGCGAACAAGGGCAAGAAGAAGGGCAGCGCCTCCCCGTCGACCACGGGCTGA
- a CDS encoding CoA transferase, with protein MTDSAPTSPASAPTSPAPLHGLRVLDLATLFAGPLAAMMLGDFGADVVKVEHPRKPDPSRGHGPAKDGVGLWWKMLGRNKRTITLDLSAPGGRDTLLRLVADADVVVENFRPGTLERWGLGWEELSTVNPGLVLARVTGFGQFGPYSHRPGFGTLAEAMSGFAAITGEPDGPPTLPPFGLADSVAALATAYAVMTALTARTATGRGQVVDMAIIEPMLAVIGPHALWYDQLGHVQPRTGNRSQNNAPRNTYRTSDGSWVAVSTSAQSIAERVLRLVGRPELIDEPWFADGTGRAAHADVLDEAVGSWVARHTREEALAAFEKAEAAIAPVYDVRDVVADPQYRALDTVTEVPDPELGPIRMQNVLFRLSETPGAIRWAGRPHGADTADVLAELGLSPGEITALRSEGAV; from the coding sequence ATGACCGACTCCGCCCCCACCTCCCCCGCGTCCGCCCCCACCTCCCCCGCCCCGCTCCACGGTCTCCGTGTCCTCGACCTCGCCACCCTCTTCGCCGGGCCGCTCGCGGCGATGATGCTCGGCGACTTCGGCGCGGACGTCGTCAAGGTCGAGCACCCCCGCAAGCCCGACCCGTCCCGCGGCCACGGCCCCGCCAAGGACGGTGTCGGTCTCTGGTGGAAGATGCTCGGCCGCAACAAGCGGACGATCACCCTCGATCTCTCGGCCCCCGGCGGCCGCGACACCCTCCTCCGGCTCGTCGCCGACGCCGACGTCGTCGTCGAGAACTTCCGCCCCGGCACCCTGGAGCGCTGGGGCCTCGGCTGGGAGGAGCTGTCCACCGTCAATCCGGGCCTGGTGCTGGCCCGGGTCACCGGCTTCGGCCAGTTCGGCCCGTACTCCCACCGCCCCGGCTTCGGCACCCTCGCCGAGGCGATGAGCGGCTTCGCCGCCATCACCGGCGAGCCGGACGGCCCGCCCACGCTCCCCCCGTTCGGTCTCGCCGACTCCGTCGCCGCTCTGGCGACGGCGTACGCGGTGATGACCGCGCTCACCGCCCGCACCGCCACCGGCCGCGGCCAGGTCGTCGACATGGCGATCATCGAGCCGATGCTCGCGGTCATCGGCCCGCACGCGCTCTGGTACGACCAGCTGGGCCACGTCCAGCCGCGCACCGGCAACCGCTCCCAGAACAACGCCCCGCGCAACACCTACCGGACCTCCGACGGCTCCTGGGTCGCCGTCTCCACCTCCGCCCAGTCGATCGCCGAACGCGTGCTGCGCCTGGTCGGCCGGCCGGAGCTGATCGACGAGCCCTGGTTCGCCGACGGCACCGGCCGCGCCGCCCACGCCGACGTCCTCGACGAGGCCGTCGGCTCGTGGGTCGCCCGGCACACCCGGGAAGAGGCGCTGGCGGCGTTCGAGAAGGCGGAGGCGGCGATCGCCCCGGTCTACGACGTCCGGGACGTGGTGGCGGACCCCCAGTACCGCGCCCTGGACACCGTCACCGAGGTCCCGGACCCCGAGCTGGGCCCGATCCGCATGCAGAACGTCCTCTTCCGGCTCTCCGAGACCCCCGGCGCGATCCGCTGGGCCGGCCGCCCGCACGGCGCGGACACCGCCGACGTGCTCGCCGAACTCGGCCTCTCCCCCGGCGAGATCACCGCCCTGCGGAGCGAAGGAGCCGTATGA
- a CDS encoding DUF2752 domain-containing protein, which translates to MDVKPTPSVTAGGDTAEPGTAWAQAGRYVPPPPPRPESRPLARRLVAPLGTLAGVAAAFAYVGTVDPNEPGHYPVCPLLRFTGVYCPGCGGLRSAHAFVHGEFAAAFGSNALAVTGYVIFAALMGVWLVRAVRGLPVRTSVPNTWWWGLGALLVVFTVVRNLPFGSALAP; encoded by the coding sequence GTGGATGTGAAGCCGACACCTTCCGTGACCGCCGGTGGCGACACCGCCGAGCCCGGCACCGCCTGGGCACAGGCCGGCCGGTACGTACCGCCCCCGCCGCCGCGGCCGGAGTCCCGGCCGCTCGCGCGCCGGCTCGTCGCCCCGCTGGGCACGCTCGCCGGCGTCGCCGCCGCGTTCGCGTACGTCGGGACCGTCGACCCCAACGAGCCCGGCCACTACCCGGTCTGCCCGCTGCTGCGGTTCACCGGCGTGTACTGCCCCGGCTGCGGCGGCCTGCGCAGCGCGCACGCGTTCGTCCACGGTGAGTTCGCGGCCGCCTTCGGCTCCAACGCGCTCGCCGTGACCGGCTACGTGATCTTCGCCGCCCTCATGGGCGTGTGGCTGGTCCGCGCCGTCCGTGGGCTCCCCGTGCGGACCTCGGTGCCCAACACCTGGTGGTGGGGGCTCGGGGCGCTCCTCGTCGTCTTCACGGTGGTGCGGAACCTGCCGTTCGGGTCCGCGCTCGCGCCATGA
- a CDS encoding HpcH/HpaI aldolase/citrate lyase family protein, with amino-acid sequence MTFPLTWLYAPGDRPDVVRKALASGADVVIVDLEDAVAPDRKAYALDATVDLLSDPHPVPVHVRIHTPRDIPPLATLPGLSGFRVPKVTQATDIRRIADVVPGLPLFPLLENALAVEHAYHIATAHPSVHGIALGEADLRADLGVREDAGLDWPRSRIVLAARAAALPPPAQSVHPDVRDLESLAVSCARGRSLGFLGRAAIHPRQLPVIEQAYLPTPDEVAGAEEVVKAAEADGGALALPDGRFVDAAVVEGARRVLNLAARRG; translated from the coding sequence ATGACCTTCCCCCTCACCTGGCTGTACGCCCCCGGGGACCGTCCGGACGTGGTCCGCAAGGCGCTGGCGTCCGGCGCCGACGTCGTGATTGTCGATCTGGAGGACGCGGTGGCCCCGGACCGCAAGGCGTACGCCCTCGACGCCACCGTCGACCTGCTGTCCGACCCGCACCCGGTCCCGGTGCACGTGCGCATCCACACCCCGCGCGACATCCCCCCACTGGCCACCCTCCCCGGCCTCAGCGGTTTCCGTGTTCCCAAGGTGACACAGGCCACCGACATCCGCCGGATCGCCGACGTCGTCCCCGGCCTGCCCCTGTTCCCGCTCCTGGAGAACGCCCTGGCCGTGGAGCACGCGTACCACATCGCCACCGCCCATCCGTCGGTGCACGGGATCGCCCTGGGCGAGGCCGACCTCCGCGCCGACCTGGGCGTACGGGAGGACGCCGGGCTCGACTGGCCGCGCAGCCGGATCGTGCTCGCGGCCCGCGCGGCGGCCCTCCCGCCGCCGGCCCAGTCGGTCCACCCGGACGTCCGTGACCTGGAGTCGCTGGCGGTGAGCTGTGCGCGGGGCCGCTCGCTCGGCTTCCTGGGCCGGGCGGCCATCCACCCGCGCCAGCTGCCGGTCATCGAGCAGGCCTATCTGCCGACGCCGGACGAGGTCGCCGGCGCGGAGGAGGTCGTCAAGGCCGCCGAGGCGGACGGCGGCGCGCTCGCGCTGCCGGACGGCCGGTTCGTCGACGCGGCCGTGGTCGAGGGCGCGCGCCGGGTCCTGAACCTGGCGGCCCGCAGGGGCTGA
- the trpM gene encoding tryptophan biosynthesis modulator TrpM, with protein MPLRHAARTAAGPCHAPLARGCRPRGCRAPARRVHGRRVRYVIGDEPGQVNGMRWRPRRARVSTYASHA; from the coding sequence ATGCCCCTCCGCCACGCCGCGCGTACCGCCGCCGGGCCCTGCCACGCGCCTCTGGCGCGCGGCTGCCGTCCGCGCGGCTGCCGTGCGCCGGCCCGGCGGGTGCACGGGCGACGGGTCCGCTACGTGATCGGCGACGAGCCGGGCCAGGTCAACGGCATGCGATGGCGCCCGCGCCGAGCGCGCGTCTCCACATACGCCAGCCACGCCTGA
- the lgt gene encoding prolipoprotein diacylglyceryl transferase, with protein sequence MDLAYIPSPSTGVIYLGPVPLRGYAFCIIIGVFVAVWLGNKRWIARGGKAGTVADIAVWAVPFGLVGGRLYHVITDYQLYFSEGENWVDAFKIWEGGLGIWGAIALGAVGAWIGCRRRGIPLPAYADAIAPGIALAQAIGRWGNWFNQELYGKPTDLPWGLEISASANREAGIYHPTFLYESLWCIGVALLVIWADRRFKLGHGRAFALYVAAYCAGRVWTEYLRIDDAHHILGLRLNVWTAIGVFVLAVVYMVVSARVRPGREEVVEPAAVEEAKQAAEKAAGTGVEKEADAAGSDAEGDAGKDADDSADRDVADAASDAASDDIPEDTPAEGGVTDLSKDGAGNGAGAAGKS encoded by the coding sequence ATGGACCTTGCCTACATTCCCAGCCCCTCGACCGGTGTGATCTACCTCGGACCGGTTCCGCTGCGCGGCTACGCCTTCTGCATCATCATCGGTGTCTTCGTCGCCGTCTGGCTCGGCAACAAGCGCTGGATCGCCCGGGGCGGCAAAGCCGGCACCGTGGCCGACATCGCCGTCTGGGCGGTGCCCTTCGGCCTCGTCGGCGGCCGGCTCTACCACGTCATCACCGATTACCAGCTGTACTTCAGCGAGGGTGAGAACTGGGTCGACGCCTTCAAGATCTGGGAGGGCGGCCTCGGTATCTGGGGCGCCATCGCGCTCGGCGCGGTGGGCGCCTGGATCGGCTGCCGGCGGCGCGGCATCCCGCTGCCGGCGTACGCGGACGCCATCGCGCCCGGCATCGCCCTCGCGCAGGCGATCGGCCGCTGGGGCAACTGGTTCAACCAGGAGCTGTACGGAAAGCCGACCGACCTGCCGTGGGGTCTGGAGATCTCCGCGAGCGCGAACCGCGAGGCCGGGATCTACCACCCGACGTTCCTCTACGAGTCGCTGTGGTGCATCGGCGTCGCGCTCCTGGTCATCTGGGCCGACCGCCGCTTCAAGCTGGGCCACGGCCGCGCGTTCGCGCTGTACGTCGCCGCCTACTGCGCGGGTCGCGTCTGGACCGAGTACCTGCGCATCGACGACGCGCACCACATCCTCGGCCTGCGGCTGAACGTCTGGACGGCGATCGGCGTCTTCGTGCTCGCGGTCGTCTACATGGTCGTCTCGGCGCGGGTCCGCCCGGGCCGGGAAGAGGTCGTGGAGCCGGCGGCGGTCGAGGAAGCGAAGCAGGCCGCCGAGAAGGCCGCCGGGACGGGCGTGGAGAAGGAGGCCGACGCCGCCGGCTCCGACGCCGAGGGTGACGCCGGCAAGGACGCGGACGACTCCGCCGACCGGGACGTCGCGGACGCCGCCTCGGACGCGGCTTCGGACGACATCCCCGAGGACACCCCGGCCGAGGGCGGGGTCACCGACCTGTCGAAGGACGGCGCGGGCAACGGGGCGGGCGCGGCCGGCAAGAGCTGA
- the trpC gene encoding indole-3-glycerol phosphate synthase TrpC, with amino-acid sequence MSVLDEIIEGVRADLAERQARVTLDELKERAAKAPQAKDGVAALRGDGVKVICEVKRSSPSKGALAAIADPAGLAADYEAGGAAVISVLTEQRRFGGSLADLEAVRARVDIPVLRKDFIVTAYQLWEARAYGADLALLIVAALEQEALVSLIERAESIGLTPLVEVHDEEEVERAVDAGARIIGVNARNLKTLQVDRSTFERVAPEVPAGIVKVAESGIRGPHDLIAYANAGADAVLVGESLVTGRDPKAAVADLVAAGAHPALRHGRG; translated from the coding sequence GTGAGTGTGCTCGACGAGATCATCGAAGGCGTGCGCGCCGACCTCGCAGAGCGGCAGGCGCGGGTCACCCTCGACGAGCTCAAGGAGCGCGCCGCGAAGGCCCCGCAGGCCAAGGACGGCGTCGCCGCACTGCGTGGCGACGGCGTCAAGGTGATCTGCGAGGTCAAGCGCTCCAGCCCGTCCAAGGGGGCACTCGCCGCGATCGCCGACCCTGCCGGACTCGCCGCGGACTACGAGGCGGGTGGCGCGGCCGTCATCTCCGTCCTCACCGAGCAGCGCCGCTTCGGTGGCTCGCTCGCCGACCTGGAGGCCGTGCGCGCCCGGGTCGACATCCCCGTGCTGCGCAAGGACTTCATCGTCACCGCTTACCAGCTGTGGGAGGCCCGGGCCTACGGCGCGGACCTCGCGCTGCTGATCGTCGCGGCGCTGGAGCAGGAGGCGCTGGTCTCCCTCATCGAGCGCGCCGAGTCCATCGGCCTCACGCCGCTGGTCGAGGTGCACGACGAGGAGGAGGTCGAGCGCGCCGTCGACGCGGGCGCCCGGATCATCGGCGTCAACGCACGGAACCTCAAGACCCTCCAGGTCGACCGCTCCACGTTCGAGCGCGTCGCCCCCGAGGTCCCGGCGGGCATCGTCAAGGTCGCCGAGTCCGGCATCCGCGGCCCGCACGACCTCATCGCCTACGCCAACGCCGGCGCCGACGCGGTGCTGGTCGGCGAGTCCCTGGTGACCGGCCGTGACCCCAAGGCCGCCGTCGCCGACCTGGTCGCCGCCGGCGCCCACCCGGCCCTCCGCCACGGGCGGGGCTGA
- the trpA gene encoding tryptophan synthase subunit alpha — MTTGNIQLLSDTLATAKAENRAALIAYLPAGFPTVDGGIEAIKAVFDGGADIVEVGLPHSDPVLDGPVIQTADDIALRGGVRIADVMRTVKEAHAATGKPVLVMTYWNPIDRYGVERFTEELAAAGGAGCILPDLPVQESAVWRRHADKHGLATVFVVAPSSKDERLATITAAGSGFVYAASLMGVTGTRESVGAEAADLVRRTRATADLPVCVGLGVSNAAQAREVAGFADGVIVGSAFVKRMLDADEATALAAVRELAAELAEGVRRTA, encoded by the coding sequence GTGACGACCGGGAACATCCAGCTGCTGAGCGACACCCTGGCCACGGCCAAGGCGGAGAACCGCGCCGCGCTCATCGCGTACCTGCCGGCCGGCTTCCCCACCGTCGACGGCGGCATCGAGGCGATCAAGGCCGTCTTCGACGGCGGCGCCGACATCGTCGAGGTCGGACTGCCGCACAGCGACCCGGTGCTCGACGGCCCGGTCATCCAGACCGCCGACGACATCGCCCTGCGCGGCGGCGTCCGGATCGCCGACGTCATGCGCACGGTGAAGGAGGCCCACGCGGCCACCGGCAAGCCGGTCCTGGTCATGACGTACTGGAACCCGATCGACCGCTACGGCGTCGAGCGGTTCACCGAGGAGCTGGCCGCGGCCGGCGGCGCGGGCTGCATCCTGCCCGACCTGCCGGTCCAGGAGTCCGCGGTGTGGCGCCGGCACGCCGACAAGCACGGTCTCGCGACCGTCTTCGTCGTCGCGCCCAGCAGCAAGGACGAGCGCCTCGCCACCATCACCGCCGCCGGCTCGGGCTTCGTCTACGCCGCCTCGCTGATGGGCGTCACCGGCACCCGCGAGTCCGTCGGCGCCGAGGCCGCGGACCTGGTCCGCCGCACCCGCGCCACGGCCGACCTTCCCGTCTGCGTCGGCCTCGGCGTGTCCAACGCCGCTCAGGCGCGCGAGGTCGCCGGCTTCGCCGACGGCGTCATCGTCGGCTCCGCCTTCGTGAAGCGGATGCTCGACGCCGACGAGGCCACCGCACTGGCCGCCGTAAGGGAACTGGCGGCCGAACTCGCGGAGGGCGTGCGCCGCACCGCGTAG
- a CDS encoding HGxxPAAW family protein, with protein sequence MAGSAHGHTLAAWTGVTISFIGFCVASVFMVAANVPGFWAGAALILLGAVVGGVMKMMGLGTPKESEASIAARARAAAAVQAR encoded by the coding sequence ATGGCGGGCAGCGCCCACGGACACACCCTTGCCGCCTGGACCGGTGTCACCATTTCCTTCATCGGCTTCTGCGTCGCCAGCGTCTTCATGGTCGCTGCCAACGTGCCCGGCTTCTGGGCCGGTGCGGCGCTCATCCTGCTCGGCGCTGTCGTCGGCGGCGTCATGAAGATGATGGGCCTCGGCACGCCGAAGGAGTCCGAGGCCTCCATCGCGGCCCGCGCCCGTGCGGCCGCCGCCGTGCAGGCCCGCTGA
- a CDS encoding TIGR02234 family membrane protein, protein MGYVSAVPVPQPRAARAGVPAASAGRRSLAVALLLGALGATVVLLSSGQTWAEGVAAVGGGTVPVEADGGAVTGVPTALAVVGLAALVAVFAVRRTGRALVSGLLALSGAGAALAAYLGASDSDALNAEAARISGDTAAAVQSLTHTAWPYVTTAGAVLILLAGLLALRFGSRWPAMGGRYERAGAPRSAARRGGGGTVDPDRPEDLWKALDRGEDPTREA, encoded by the coding sequence GTGGGGTACGTGAGTGCCGTACCCGTACCCCAGCCCCGCGCCGCCCGCGCCGGCGTACCGGCCGCCTCCGCCGGCCGCCGCAGCCTGGCCGTGGCCCTTCTCCTGGGCGCCCTCGGCGCCACCGTCGTGCTGCTGTCCTCCGGCCAGACGTGGGCCGAGGGCGTCGCCGCCGTGGGCGGCGGCACCGTGCCTGTCGAGGCCGACGGCGGCGCCGTCACCGGCGTGCCGACGGCTTTGGCCGTGGTCGGCCTGGCCGCCCTCGTCGCCGTCTTCGCCGTCCGCCGCACCGGCCGGGCCCTCGTCTCCGGGCTGCTCGCGCTGAGCGGCGCCGGAGCGGCCCTCGCCGCGTACCTCGGCGCGTCCGACAGCGACGCCCTGAACGCGGAGGCCGCCCGGATCAGCGGCGACACCGCCGCGGCCGTGCAGAGCCTCACCCACACGGCCTGGCCGTACGTGACCACCGCCGGCGCCGTGCTCATCCTGCTGGCCGGGCTCCTCGCGCTCCGCTTCGGCAGCCGCTGGCCCGCCATGGGTGGCCGGTACGAGCGGGCCGGAGCCCCTCGTTCGGCCGCACGCCGTGGGGGCGGCGGCACGGTCGACCCGGACCGGCCCGAGGACCTGTGGAAGGCCCTCGACCGCGGCGAGGACCCGACGCGCGAAGCCTGA
- the rbsK gene encoding ribokinase, translating to MTSIVVLGSTNMDLVAYVAKAPARGETVTGREFRTVPGGKGANQAVAAARAGADVSMIGAVGADEFGSRLRAALEHSGVDTDLLRTSEGPSGTAHIVVDDEGGNAIVVVPGANATVTSLDHGDEALIATADALLLQLELPLSAVTAGAVTARGLGVRTVLTPAPAQPLPNELLAATDLLVPNEHEAATLTGLADPHAAAEALLRKVPEVVVTLGAAGSLYAARGAKPLVVPAPRVRAVDTTAAGDTFVGALAVALGEGRPVPQALAWASAAAALSVQRPGASSSMPYRTEIDTAFDPTHARRDDRDDRQEADAV from the coding sequence ATGACCAGCATCGTCGTGCTCGGCAGCACGAACATGGACCTCGTCGCCTACGTCGCGAAGGCCCCCGCCCGCGGCGAGACCGTCACCGGCCGGGAGTTCCGCACGGTGCCCGGCGGCAAGGGCGCCAACCAGGCCGTCGCCGCCGCCCGCGCCGGCGCGGACGTCTCGATGATCGGCGCGGTCGGCGCGGACGAGTTCGGCTCCCGTCTCCGTGCCGCCCTCGAGCACTCCGGTGTCGACACCGACCTGCTCCGCACCTCGGAGGGCCCCTCCGGCACCGCCCACATCGTCGTCGACGACGAGGGCGGCAACGCGATCGTCGTCGTCCCCGGCGCGAACGCCACCGTCACCTCCCTCGACCACGGCGACGAAGCCCTGATCGCCACCGCCGACGCGCTGCTCCTCCAGCTCGAACTCCCCCTCTCCGCCGTCACCGCGGGGGCCGTCACCGCCCGCGGCCTCGGCGTGCGCACCGTGCTCACGCCGGCCCCCGCCCAGCCCCTGCCCAACGAACTCCTCGCCGCCACCGACCTGTTGGTGCCCAACGAGCACGAGGCCGCCACGCTCACCGGACTCGCCGACCCGCACGCCGCCGCCGAAGCGCTGCTGCGCAAGGTGCCCGAGGTCGTGGTCACCCTCGGCGCGGCGGGCAGCCTGTACGCGGCCCGGGGCGCGAAGCCCCTGGTCGTCCCGGCGCCCCGGGTCCGGGCCGTGGACACCACCGCCGCCGGGGACACCTTCGTCGGCGCTCTCGCCGTCGCCCTCGGCGAGGGCCGGCCGGTTCCGCAGGCCCTCGCCTGGGCGTCGGCCGCCGCCGCGCTCTCCGTCCAGCGCCCCGGCGCCTCGTCCTCGATGCCGTACCGCACCGAGATCGACACCGCATTCGACCCGACGCACGCCCGCCGTGACGACCGCGACGACCGCCAGGAGGCCGACGCCGTATGA
- the trpB gene encoding tryptophan synthase subunit beta has protein sequence MSSEFFIPDAEGQVPSAEGYFGAYGGKFIPEALVAAVDEVAVEYDKAKADPEFARELNDLMVNYTGRPSALTEVPRFAEHAGGARVFLKREDLNHTGSHKINNVLGQALLTKRMGKTRVIAETGAGQHGVATATACALFGLECTIYMGEIDTQRQALNVARMRMLGAEVIPVKSGSRTLKDAINEAFRDWVANVDRTHYLFGTVAGPHPFPAMVRDFHRVIGVEARRQILERAGRLPDAAIACVGGGSNAIGLFHAFIPDSDVRLIGCEPAGHGVETGEHAATLTAGEPGILHGSRSYVLQDDEGQITEPYSISAGLDYPGIGPEHSYLKDTGRGEYRAVTDDAAMQALRLLSRTEGIIPAIESAHALAGALEVGKELGKDGLLVVNLSGRGDKDMDTAARYFGLYDGEGSK, from the coding sequence ATGTCCAGCGAGTTCTTCATTCCCGACGCCGAGGGCCAAGTCCCCTCCGCCGAGGGCTACTTCGGCGCCTACGGCGGCAAGTTCATCCCGGAGGCGCTCGTCGCCGCCGTCGACGAGGTCGCCGTCGAGTACGACAAGGCCAAGGCCGACCCCGAGTTCGCCCGCGAACTCAACGACCTGATGGTCAACTACACCGGCCGCCCGAGCGCCCTCACCGAGGTGCCCCGGTTCGCCGAACACGCCGGTGGCGCCCGTGTGTTCCTCAAGCGCGAGGACCTCAACCACACCGGCTCGCACAAGATCAACAACGTGCTCGGCCAGGCCCTGCTCACCAAGCGCATGGGCAAGACCCGCGTCATCGCCGAGACCGGCGCCGGCCAGCACGGCGTCGCCACCGCGACCGCCTGCGCCCTGTTCGGCCTCGAGTGCACCATCTACATGGGCGAGATCGACACCCAGCGCCAGGCGCTGAACGTCGCCCGGATGCGCATGCTCGGCGCCGAGGTCATCCCGGTGAAGTCCGGCAGCCGCACCCTCAAGGACGCCATCAACGAGGCGTTCCGCGACTGGGTCGCCAACGTGGACCGCACGCACTACCTCTTCGGCACCGTCGCCGGACCGCACCCATTCCCCGCCATGGTCCGCGACTTCCACCGCGTCATCGGCGTCGAGGCCCGCCGCCAGATCCTGGAGCGGGCCGGCCGGCTCCCCGACGCCGCGATCGCCTGCGTCGGCGGCGGCTCCAACGCCATCGGCCTCTTCCACGCCTTCATCCCGGACTCCGACGTCCGCCTCATCGGCTGCGAGCCGGCCGGGCACGGCGTCGAGACCGGCGAGCACGCCGCCACCCTCACCGCCGGCGAGCCCGGCATCCTGCACGGCTCGCGGTCGTACGTCCTCCAGGACGACGAGGGCCAGATCACCGAGCCGTACTCCATCTCGGCCGGCCTGGACTACCCGGGCATCGGCCCGGAGCACTCGTACCTCAAGGACACCGGCCGCGGCGAGTACCGCGCCGTCACCGACGACGCCGCCATGCAGGCGCTGCGCCTGCTCTCCCGTACCGAGGGCATCATCCCGGCCATCGAGTCGGCGCACGCCCTCGCCGGCGCGCTGGAGGTCGGCAAGGAGCTCGGCAAGGACGGGCTGCTCGTCGTCAACCTCTCCGGGCGCGGCGACAAGGACATGGACACGGCGGCCCGCTACTTCGGGCTGTACGACGGGGAGGGCTCCAAGTGA